The following proteins are co-located in the Silene latifolia isolate original U9 population chromosome 1, ASM4854445v1, whole genome shotgun sequence genome:
- the LOC141589498 gene encoding uncharacterized protein LOC141589498 produces the protein MTNSEQPIPEQKSSASYSIVPVENPGANITTVVFTGKNYDDWARCLRLALLAKGKLDYIDGTISQPPETDPDFKTWRSANALVSAWIFNSIDPDLRTSITLQDNATQLWADIKQRFTVVNATYIFKLESDINACKQGPTESVMTYYGRMKKLWDDLLTNDAFPTCSCNPCKCNLLTLLGRYRENKRVRSFLMGLDSRYATLRSHILATEPLPNLNQIYSRLLQEEGMRTTLDSTPPEPRSDSMIFATRVPPGTNYGGGMQATRQYAANRDSAPAPPNPTPKPRTTCLACKRPGHHFKSCFRVTGDFPDWWGKRPRDRIILPPDATDMSQAIFIPDERGRKRLASQGTARAHMSHVNNTGASSSSNSGATDNPNLSNVNPTELAEIVKWWQSQKSSAEGQLNGNASVPISFWIIDTGASHHMSGSLTHFSNLRTIAPLSVGLPNGDRTIATKCGDIILSSRLILKDVLYAASLQCHLISVSSLLLDDSLTIQFTRNLCLIQDRSSKTVI, from the coding sequence ATGACAAATTCCGAACAACCAATCCCCGAACAAAAATCGTCTGCCTCATACTCTATTGTTCCTGTCGAAAATCCGGGTGCAAACATCACCACCGTTGTCTTCACAGGGAAGAACTACGATGATTGGGCTCGTTGTCTCCGTCTGGCTCTCCTCGCAAAGGGGAAGTTGGATTATATTGACGGCACTATCTCACAACCTCCCGAGACCGATCCCGATTTCAAAACTTGGCGATCCGCCAATGCCCTAGTCTCTGCCTGGATCTTCAACTCCATTGATCCGGACCTCCGTACATCGATCACCTTGCAAGACAATGCCACCCAATTGTGGGCCGACATCAAGCAACGATTCACTGTGGTAAACGCTACTTATATATTTAAATTAGAATCCGATATTAATGCTTGTAAACAGGGCCCAACCGAATCCGTCATGACATATTATGGTCGTATGAAGAAACTGTGGGACGACCTGCTCACCAATGATGCGTTCCCAACCTGCTCTTGCAATCCCTGTAAGTGCAATCTCCTTACGCTTCTTGGCCGTTATCGTGAGAATAAACGGGTACGTTCCTTTCTTATGGGTCTTGATTCCCGTTATGCAACTCTCCGTTCTCACATTCTTGCGACCGAACCTCTACCCAATTTGAATCAAATTTACAGCCGTCTTCTTCAAGAAGAGGGCATGAGGACCACACTCGATTCCACACCACCCGAACCACGGTCTGACTCGATGATCTTTGCTACTCGTGTTCCGCCTGGAACTAATTATGGGGGTGGGATGCAAGCCACACGACAGTATGCAGCAAACCGTGACTCTGCTCCCGCACCACCGAACCCGACACCCAAACCGCGAACCACCTGTCTCGCTTGCAAACGACCTGGACACCACTTCAAATCGTGTTTCCGGGTTACGGGCGACTTCCCGGACTGGTGGGGGAAAAGACCTCGGGATAGGATCATACTCCCACCCGACGCCACTGATATGAGTCAGGCAATTTTTATACCTGATGAACGCGGCCGCAAACGATTGGCCTCGCAAGGAACTGCCCGTGCCCATATGAGTCACGTTAACAACACAGGTGCTTCCTCCTCTTCGAATTCGGGTGCTACTGATAACCCGAACTTAAGCAATGTCAATCCTACCGAGCTCGCCGAAATCGTAAAGTGGTGGCAGTCACAAAAGTCCTCTGCCGAAGGACAATTGAATGGTAATGCCTCTGTCCCTATTTCTTTTTGGATTATAGACACCGGTGCCTCCCATCACATGTCGGGAAGTTTAACGCATTTCTCTAATCTCCGTACTATTGCACCTCTGTCTGTCGGTCTGCCCAATGGGGATCGCACTATCGCTACCAAATGTGGCGACATCATTTTATCATCTCGACTTATTTTAAAAGATGTCCTTTATGCTGCTAGTCTACAATGTCACCTTATTTCTGTCTCTAGTCTTCTATTAGACGACTCCTTAACCATTCAATTTACTCGTAATTTATGTTTAATACAGGACCGTTCCTCGAAGACGGTGATTTGA